Proteins encoded in a region of the Acidimicrobiales bacterium genome:
- a CDS encoding GNAT family N-acetyltransferase: MTSLTPSTDLLTERLGMAPLVVADADAMVRGSGDAHQTWLNWIVRTRDDGAEIGYVQATVTGEVAEVAWLIEPAHQGRGLAAEAATAMSDWLVANGVPRIRAHIHPDHVASQMVAERIGLVVTDEVDDEGEVVWASPT, encoded by the coding sequence GTGACCAGTTTGACGCCGTCAACCGATCTCCTCACCGAACGACTCGGGATGGCACCGCTCGTGGTGGCCGATGCCGATGCGATGGTGCGGGGGTCGGGTGATGCTCACCAGACGTGGCTCAACTGGATCGTTCGCACCCGCGACGACGGGGCCGAAATCGGGTACGTGCAGGCCACCGTGACCGGAGAGGTTGCCGAGGTGGCGTGGCTCATCGAACCGGCCCATCAGGGACGGGGGCTGGCGGCGGAGGCCGCGACTGCGATGAGCGACTGGCTCGTGGCCAATGGGGTCCCGCGGATCCGGGCCCACATCCACCCCGACCATGTGGCGTCCCAGATGGTGGCCGAGCGCATCGGTCTGGTCGTCACCGACGAGGTGGATGACGAGGGTGAGGTCGTCTGGGCCTCACCGACCTGA
- a CDS encoding 5'-nucleotidase C-terminal domain-containing protein — translation MRKPFMAAVVALMLGPLLAFAPGSGAVELEPQATSFTDVVPGSWYEDAVAWAEDADVTTGTSPTTFSPDDTLDRKQGLTLLWRALGSPTGSPDSGFSDVPTGVYWEEAVNYAKAAGITTGVSATEFGPDLPMTRAMYATMLWRAAGAPTGNPDSGFGDVATARYFTEAIRWLKAEGLTTGIAPGVFGPDETITRAMGVTFLWRRVGSPVFSMNIFHINDHHSHLQAGSIDLAVGDAGDEVAIELGGFPRVVSAIDQLRSANEGENNVTVHAGDAITGTLFYTLFEGEADAALMNEVCFDVFALGNHEFDGGDAGLVTFLDFLAADPDCETDVVAANVVPEIGTPLRPDAATEYFQPYSVQQFGDEQVAFVGIDIAQKTQVSSQPLDTTVFLDEVETAQATIDELSGMGFDKIGLVTHYGFTNDLDLTTMVDGVDFIVGGDSHTLLGNMPALGLEGNPDYPTMATDMGGNTTCIVQAWEYAQVVGEFNIAFDADGNVTSCGGTPHLLLGAVDDFDADENTVSPSQAQVDAALSAAGLLTFLPDAAAQGVLDDFAEEVDVLAMEVIGSSTEDLCLARFPYQDEGVGEFQNSGRSTLCTPDELPNGGHISQQVTDAFLDRAFRADIALQNSGGVRNDIPAGDITIADAYELLPFANTLYELEMTGAEVVLALEQGLGNVIDAEGSSGAYPYGSGIRWNVDVSADFGERFTDIEVRPKGTATWTAIDLDATYVVVANSFMATGGDGYQVMADVVNDGRSVDTFLDYAQSWIDWLIDESPVARPTEYSTQSYTPIPVP, via the coding sequence ATGAGAAAGCCATTCATGGCCGCTGTTGTGGCGCTGATGCTGGGACCGCTGCTGGCGTTCGCCCCCGGGTCGGGCGCGGTCGAACTCGAACCCCAGGCCACGAGTTTCACCGACGTCGTGCCCGGGAGCTGGTACGAGGACGCGGTTGCCTGGGCCGAGGATGCCGACGTCACCACCGGCACTTCGCCGACGACCTTCTCACCCGATGACACTCTCGATCGCAAGCAGGGACTCACCCTGCTCTGGCGTGCCCTCGGCTCGCCGACCGGGTCGCCCGACAGCGGCTTCAGCGACGTCCCCACCGGCGTCTACTGGGAGGAAGCCGTCAACTACGCCAAGGCGGCGGGCATCACCACCGGCGTCTCGGCCACCGAGTTCGGCCCCGACCTTCCGATGACCCGCGCGATGTACGCAACCATGCTGTGGCGCGCCGCCGGCGCACCGACGGGCAATCCTGACTCAGGGTTCGGCGACGTGGCGACCGCTCGCTACTTCACCGAGGCCATTCGCTGGCTGAAGGCCGAGGGACTCACCACCGGCATTGCCCCCGGTGTGTTCGGACCCGACGAGACCATCACCCGGGCCATGGGGGTCACCTTCCTGTGGCGTCGTGTTGGTTCGCCCGTCTTCTCCATGAACATTTTCCACATCAACGATCATCACTCGCATCTCCAGGCAGGGAGCATCGACCTGGCCGTCGGCGATGCCGGCGACGAGGTTGCGATCGAGCTCGGTGGCTTCCCCCGAGTCGTCAGCGCCATCGACCAGCTCCGCAGCGCCAACGAGGGTGAGAACAACGTCACGGTGCACGCAGGCGACGCCATCACCGGCACGCTCTTCTACACCCTGTTCGAAGGTGAGGCGGATGCCGCGCTGATGAACGAGGTCTGCTTCGACGTGTTCGCCCTCGGCAACCACGAGTTCGACGGCGGAGATGCCGGACTCGTCACGTTCCTCGACTTCCTCGCGGCCGACCCGGACTGCGAGACCGACGTCGTCGCTGCGAACGTCGTGCCGGAGATCGGCACGCCCCTCCGGCCCGACGCGGCCACCGAGTACTTCCAGCCCTATTCGGTCCAGCAGTTCGGCGACGAGCAGGTCGCCTTCGTCGGCATCGACATCGCCCAGAAGACGCAGGTGTCGTCGCAGCCGCTCGACACGACGGTGTTCCTCGACGAGGTCGAGACCGCGCAGGCGACGATCGACGAGTTGTCGGGGATGGGCTTCGACAAGATCGGGCTCGTCACGCACTACGGGTTCACGAACGATCTCGACCTGACGACGATGGTCGACGGCGTCGACTTCATCGTGGGCGGCGATTCGCACACCCTGCTCGGCAACATGCCGGCGCTCGGCCTCGAGGGCAATCCCGACTACCCGACGATGGCAACCGACATGGGCGGGAACACGACCTGCATCGTGCAGGCGTGGGAATACGCCCAGGTCGTCGGTGAGTTCAACATCGCCTTCGATGCCGATGGCAACGTCACCTCGTGTGGCGGCACGCCGCACCTGCTGCTCGGCGCGGTGGACGACTTCGACGCCGACGAGAACACCGTCTCGCCTTCGCAGGCCCAAGTGGATGCGGCCCTCAGCGCGGCGGGTCTGTTGACCTTCTTGCCCGACGCTGCGGCGCAGGGCGTACTCGACGACTTCGCCGAGGAAGTCGACGTGCTCGCCATGGAAGTGATCGGCTCGTCCACGGAAGACCTGTGCCTGGCCCGGTTCCCGTACCAGGACGAGGGGGTCGGCGAGTTCCAGAACAGTGGCCGAAGCACGCTGTGTACACCGGATGAGCTACCGAACGGCGGCCACATCTCCCAGCAGGTCACCGACGCGTTCCTCGACCGGGCCTTCCGGGCCGACATCGCCCTCCAGAATTCGGGCGGTGTCCGCAACGACATCCCGGCCGGCGACATCACGATCGCCGACGCCTACGAGCTCCTGCCGTTCGCGAACACCCTCTACGAGCTGGAGATGACCGGCGCCGAAGTGGTGCTGGCGCTCGAACAGGGCCTCGGCAACGTCATCGACGCCGAGGGCTCGAGCGGTGCCTATCCCTACGGCTCCGGCATTCGCTGGAATGTCGATGTCAGCGCCGACTTCGGTGAACGCTTCACCGACATCGAGGTGCGCCCGAAGGGCACCGCGACGTGGACGGCGATCGACCTCGACGCCACCTATGTCGTCGTGGCCAACAGCTTCATGGCCACCGGCGGCGACGGCTATCAGGTGATGGCCGACGTCGTGAACGACGGCCGCAGCGTCGACACGTTCCTCGACTACGCCCAGTCCTGGATCGACTGGCTGATCGACGAGAGCCCGGTCGCGCGCCCGACCGAGTACTCCACCCAGTCCTACACGCCGATCCCGGTCCCGTAG
- a CDS encoding DUF3293 domain-containing protein yields the protein MQRDDDIWDAFAQAVVTIEMPEGPRRLEPRPVGEVGVFPFATPVHIITAHNPAGEPDDPVANERRHRELTEHLVGHRMMATVGSAVDGTMAEPGLGVIGLDDRVAIELGRRFGQLAIYRWTAEALEIVGIDEARRIESGWALVDARARASRTDA from the coding sequence ATGCAACGAGACGACGACATCTGGGACGCATTCGCACAGGCGGTCGTCACCATCGAGATGCCCGAGGGGCCGCGCCGTCTCGAGCCCCGGCCGGTCGGGGAGGTGGGCGTCTTTCCCTTCGCCACACCGGTGCACATCATCACCGCCCACAATCCCGCCGGTGAGCCCGACGACCCGGTTGCGAACGAGCGACGGCACCGGGAGCTGACCGAGCATCTCGTCGGCCACCGGATGATGGCCACCGTCGGCAGTGCCGTGGACGGCACGATGGCCGAACCGGGTCTCGGCGTCATCGGACTCGACGATCGAGTGGCGATCGAACTCGGTCGCCGCTTCGGGCAACTCGCCATCTACCGATGGACGGCCGAGGCGTTGGAGATCGTCGGCATCGACGAGGCTCGACGGATCGAGTCGGGCTGGGCGTTGGTCGATGCCCGGGCGAGAGCCTCGCGAACCGATGCGTAG
- a CDS encoding phosphate/phosphite/phosphonate ABC transporter substrate-binding protein, which translates to MQLVSYLSPGFPALLFELLADRLGAEVTFETATSGPPADQDPFRDGTYDLGWICSTSFVDLALRPPDPSVVLAGVAWVPDDPDSLGRPVYFGDLVVPIGSDIQALSDLAGRRIGCNDVVSLSGHHALRFALADLGEDPSDFAELVFTGGHHRSLDALLAGDLDACVVDSVVRTRRARHDPAVAELPVIERLGPWPVQPLVARAGLDATRLADVRRTLLAADDPDVGAALHDAGLSRLVEVDEHHYASVREALARASTNAQPDSIRRASSMPTISNASAVHR; encoded by the coding sequence GTGCAGCTCGTGTCGTACTTGTCGCCCGGTTTCCCCGCGTTGCTGTTCGAGCTGCTGGCCGACCGTCTGGGCGCCGAGGTGACCTTCGAGACGGCCACCTCCGGGCCGCCCGCCGACCAGGACCCGTTCCGCGACGGCACCTATGACCTCGGCTGGATCTGTTCCACGTCCTTTGTCGACCTGGCGCTGCGCCCACCCGACCCGTCGGTGGTGCTGGCCGGTGTGGCATGGGTGCCCGACGACCCCGACTCGCTCGGCCGTCCCGTCTACTTCGGCGACCTGGTCGTCCCGATCGGTTCGGACATCCAGGCCCTGTCGGACCTGGCCGGTCGCCGGATCGGCTGCAACGATGTCGTGAGCCTGAGCGGTCACCACGCACTTCGTTTCGCGCTGGCCGACCTCGGTGAGGACCCGAGCGACTTCGCCGAGCTGGTCTTCACCGGCGGCCACCACCGCTCGCTCGACGCGTTGCTGGCCGGCGACCTCGACGCCTGTGTCGTCGATTCGGTGGTCCGTACCCGCCGGGCTCGCCACGACCCCGCGGTGGCCGAGCTGCCCGTGATCGAACGGCTCGGTCCCTGGCCGGTGCAGCCCCTCGTCGCCCGCGCCGGCCTCGACGCCACGCGGCTCGCAGACGTTCGCCGTACCCTGCTCGCCGCCGACGACCCCGACGTGGGCGCCGCGCTGCACGACGCCGGACTCAGTCGGCTGGTCGAGGTCGACGAGCACCACTACGCATCGGTTCGCGAGGCTCTCGCCCGGGCATCGACCAACGCCCAGCCCGACTCGATCCGTCGAGCCTCGTCGATGCCGACGATCTCCAACGCCTCGGCCGTCCATCGGTAG
- a CDS encoding PPOX class F420-dependent oxidoreductase, with amino-acid sequence MGQNQRSQITMTEEEIDVFIEQSRTATMATVGANGAPHLVAMWYAWLDDTVWFETKAKAQKVVNLRRNDRLSVMIEGGTTYDQLRGVALEGRGIVIEDPDEIWRMGVNVFERYNGPYSEEMKPFVEIMLQKRVAVKLEIERVRTWDHRKLGMAPMDLAGTTAPHIANPG; translated from the coding sequence ATGGGACAGAACCAGCGCTCGCAGATCACCATGACCGAGGAAGAGATCGACGTCTTCATCGAGCAGAGCCGCACCGCCACGATGGCGACGGTCGGGGCCAACGGCGCCCCGCACCTGGTGGCCATGTGGTACGCCTGGCTCGACGACACCGTCTGGTTCGAGACCAAGGCCAAGGCGCAGAAGGTGGTCAACCTGCGCCGCAACGACCGCCTCTCCGTGATGATCGAAGGCGGGACGACCTACGATCAGCTCCGCGGCGTGGCGCTCGAAGGGCGCGGCATCGTGATCGAGGATCCCGACGAGATCTGGCGGATGGGCGTCAACGTGTTCGAGCGCTACAACGGTCCGTACAGCGAAGAGATGAAGCCCTTCGTCGAGATCATGTTGCAGAAGCGGGTGGCCGTGAAACTCGAGATCGAGCGCGTCCGCACGTGGGACCACCGCAAGCTCGGCATGGCCCCCATGGACCTCGCCGGCACGACCGCCCCCCACATCGCCAACCCCGGCTGA
- a CDS encoding enoyl-CoA hydratase-related protein, with amino-acid sequence MSEYGEVTPNPSAGATVDDDHQWVILDDPIPGVRRVTFNRAAKRNSMIHPLRGAILQALRDADDDPTVKVSIIRGDGPSFSAGYDLAGGNEGYELPFFTASGEGQWPRHVTDGWMSIWDLAKPVIAQVHGYCLAGGSELATCCDLVYMAEDAQMGYPATRFGVPDMHFHAWFMGMRKAMEMMMTGDSVTGLEAVQYGWANQAFPAEDLTDEVLKIASRIAQTPSDVVALNKRVVHRQMEVMGLRTGIRQGTELCALGTHTESMRVFIQGVQEKGLTATLTERDEPYDDYRTAAEQPKIAE; translated from the coding sequence ATGAGCGAATACGGAGAAGTCACACCCAACCCGAGCGCCGGCGCGACAGTCGACGACGACCACCAGTGGGTGATCCTCGACGATCCCATCCCTGGCGTTCGACGAGTCACGTTCAACCGCGCCGCGAAGCGCAACTCGATGATCCATCCGCTGCGGGGGGCCATCCTCCAGGCGCTGCGCGACGCGGACGACGACCCGACCGTGAAGGTGTCGATCATCCGCGGCGACGGCCCGTCGTTCTCCGCCGGCTACGACCTCGCCGGCGGCAACGAGGGCTACGAACTCCCGTTCTTCACCGCCAGCGGTGAAGGCCAGTGGCCCCGCCACGTCACCGACGGATGGATGAGCATCTGGGACCTCGCCAAGCCGGTGATCGCCCAGGTGCACGGCTACTGCCTCGCCGGCGGCTCCGAGCTCGCCACCTGTTGTGACCTCGTCTACATGGCCGAAGACGCGCAGATGGGGTATCCGGCCACCCGGTTCGGCGTGCCCGACATGCACTTCCATGCGTGGTTCATGGGTATGCGCAAAGCCATGGAGATGATGATGACCGGCGACTCGGTCACCGGCCTCGAGGCCGTGCAGTACGGCTGGGCCAACCAGGCATTCCCGGCCGAGGACCTGACCGACGAGGTGTTGAAGATCGCGTCGCGGATCGCGCAGACACCGTCCGACGTGGTCGCGCTGAACAAGCGGGTCGTCCACCGCCAGATGGAGGTGATGGGCCTGCGCACGGGTATCCGTCAGGGCACAGAGCTGTGTGCGCTCGGCACCCACACCGAGTCGATGCGCGTCTTCATCCAGGGCGTGCAGGAGAAGGGCCTCACCGCCACGCTCACCGAGCGCGACGAGCCCTACGACGACTACCGCACCGCCGCCGAGCAACCCAAGATCGCCGAGTAG
- a CDS encoding DEAD/DEAH box helicase — MRDLYRWQHDALTAWHRCGRRGVIEAVTGSGKTDVAITAIGDALERGLFVLVIVPSRVLMEQWNERLLELLPDHTIGRLGDGYRDRPADCDVLVTTRHSAASRVPLPKTDAGGLLVADECHGFGGAVLRKSLLPEYQERLGLTATLERSDDAVESILLPYFGGICYRYDFGAAIDDGVCAQPRVAFVAVPLTAEERSEYDATEGAIVAARRALKNIPGVPHTPFGDFLAAVHHLAENDGGPDGKAANDYLEAFSARREIVATSSAKYESLGTFAEVIKDADGALIFTETVRAANHAIVRLDPHVDIEIITGGTGRTDRGQILDDLRDGTLDAVAAPRVLDEGVDVPNANLGIVVSASRTRRQMIQRMGRILRRKPQGSGARFVIIFSADTLEDPRYSDGGDGFLDEIENISESSFIFGPEQTDKLSEFLDYNGPAEVIVPDTVGYFTAPVLSPDEITEWADSAPYLEIRSPELPMISQPKIVKEKPRLSTGEHPVRLEAVGKEWVLRCTGCGVASEPRAFKWQALDDKVDCTCLR, encoded by the coding sequence ATGCGCGACCTCTACCGCTGGCAGCACGATGCCCTGACCGCCTGGCACCGGTGCGGCCGCAGGGGCGTCATCGAGGCGGTCACCGGATCGGGCAAGACCGACGTGGCCATCACCGCCATCGGCGATGCGCTCGAACGAGGCCTCTTCGTCCTGGTGATCGTGCCCTCGCGAGTGCTGATGGAGCAGTGGAACGAGCGGCTGCTCGAGCTGCTGCCCGACCACACCATCGGCCGACTGGGCGACGGCTACCGCGACCGTCCGGCCGACTGCGACGTGCTCGTCACCACTCGCCACAGCGCGGCGAGCCGGGTTCCCCTGCCCAAGACCGACGCAGGTGGCCTGCTCGTGGCCGACGAGTGCCACGGCTTCGGCGGCGCGGTGCTGCGAAAGTCGTTGCTGCCCGAGTACCAGGAACGCCTCGGACTCACCGCCACTCTCGAGCGGTCCGACGACGCCGTCGAGTCGATCCTGCTCCCCTACTTCGGGGGCATCTGCTACCGCTACGACTTCGGTGCGGCCATCGACGACGGTGTGTGCGCCCAGCCGCGCGTCGCCTTCGTCGCCGTGCCCCTCACCGCCGAGGAGCGCAGCGAATACGACGCCACCGAGGGCGCCATCGTGGCCGCCCGCCGGGCCCTGAAGAACATCCCCGGCGTACCCCACACGCCGTTCGGCGACTTCCTCGCCGCCGTGCACCACCTCGCCGAGAACGACGGTGGCCCCGACGGCAAGGCCGCCAACGACTACCTCGAAGCGTTCTCGGCCCGCCGTGAGATCGTGGCGACGAGCTCGGCGAAGTACGAGTCGCTCGGCACGTTCGCCGAGGTGATCAAGGACGCCGACGGCGCCCTGATCTTCACCGAGACGGTGCGAGCCGCCAACCACGCCATCGTCCGTCTCGACCCTCACGTCGACATCGAGATCATCACCGGCGGCACCGGACGAACCGACCGGGGCCAGATCCTCGACGATCTCCGCGACGGAACGCTCGATGCGGTCGCCGCCCCGCGCGTGCTCGACGAGGGCGTCGACGTGCCCAACGCCAACCTGGGCATCGTGGTGAGCGCCAGCCGCACCCGTCGCCAGATGATCCAGCGCATGGGCCGCATCCTGCGACGCAAGCCCCAGGGCAGCGGCGCCCGGTTCGTCATCATCTTCTCGGCCGACACCCTCGAGGACCCGCGCTACTCCGACGGCGGCGACGGCTTCCTCGACGAGATCGAGAACATCTCCGAGTCGTCGTTCATCTTCGGCCCCGAGCAGACCGACAAGCTCTCCGAGTTCCTCGACTACAACGGCCCGGCCGAAGTGATCGTGCCCGACACGGTCGGCTACTTCACGGCCCCCGTTCTCTCCCCCGACGAGATCACCGAATGGGCCGACTCCGCGCCCTACCTCGAGATCCGCAGCCCCGAGCTGCCGATGATCTCGCAGCCGAAGATCGTCAAGGAGAAGCCCCGTCTCTCCACCGGCGAACACCCCGTCCGTCTCGAAGCCGTGGGCAAGGAATGGGTGCTGCGCTGCACCGGATGCGGCGTCGCCTCCGAGCCCCGCGCCTTCAAGTGGCAGGCTCTCGACGACAAGGTCGACTGCACCTGCCTCCGCTGA
- a CDS encoding methyltransferase domain-containing protein: protein MNAAIPSRTMRHSRRHQYDDAIRDHVPNSRWTDRTDDPNDPVAVAQRAATLGAAWRDEIPDRVTFLEQRVRGRRVLDVGCVAHDKARMDASNWLHARIAGSAAACLGVDILDDGVAAMQRRGFDAIAHDLSCGLGPVADHGPFDVIVAGELVEHVADLGMLFRTAADGLAPTGEMILTTPNPFSPRRVRAGQLGIAWENVDHIVYAFPSGIAELAERHGLVLAEAATTDTPVSRSTPRQWLARTVRGSHWRTVGLDTSGPVRQVPPDAGPVGRALRNLARPKRRFVGETFVYVIRRAAE, encoded by the coding sequence ATGAACGCCGCGATCCCGTCGAGAACCATGCGCCACAGCCGCCGTCACCAGTACGACGACGCCATCCGCGACCATGTGCCGAACAGCCGGTGGACGGATCGCACGGACGACCCCAACGACCCCGTCGCCGTCGCCCAACGGGCCGCCACCCTCGGCGCCGCATGGCGAGACGAGATCCCCGACCGCGTCACGTTCCTCGAACAACGCGTCCGTGGTCGACGTGTGCTCGATGTCGGCTGTGTCGCCCACGACAAGGCCCGGATGGATGCGTCGAACTGGCTGCACGCCCGCATCGCTGGCTCAGCCGCAGCGTGCCTGGGCGTCGACATCCTCGACGACGGCGTCGCCGCGATGCAGCGACGCGGCTTCGACGCGATCGCCCACGACCTCTCCTGCGGTCTCGGCCCTGTCGCCGATCACGGACCCTTCGACGTCATCGTCGCCGGTGAGCTCGTCGAGCACGTCGCCGATCTCGGGATGCTGTTCCGGACCGCGGCGGACGGCCTCGCTCCGACCGGCGAGATGATCCTCACCACGCCGAACCCGTTCTCGCCTCGCCGGGTACGGGCCGGCCAGCTCGGCATCGCCTGGGAGAACGTCGACCACATCGTCTACGCATTCCCGAGCGGCATCGCCGAACTCGCCGAACGCCACGGACTCGTCCTCGCGGAAGCAGCGACTACCGACACCCCTGTGTCTCGCTCGACGCCGCGGCAATGGCTGGCCCGCACGGTGCGGGGCAGCCACTGGCGCACCGTCGGACTCGACACCAGTGGCCCGGTGCGGCAGGTGCCCCCGGACGCCGGCCCGGTCGGTCGTGCGTTGCGCAACCTCGCCCGCCCGAAACGGCGGTTCGTCGGGGAGACGTTCGTCTATGTCATCCGCCGGGCGGCGGAGTGA
- a CDS encoding glycosyltransferase, with protein MKCDTDLESGETTPQIIETPAASVQVCRATDLSVVIPCHNESATLPTQLAALGAERWHGDWEIIVVDNASTDDTAEIARTFVSPIPIRVVAAHHGRGVAYARNAGIAASSARSIAICDGDDLIAPGWVAAIGDALEQYPLVSSRLDTTRLNPTWLASTRPLPDDGLPVFGGVRFAHGGACGMHRTVWESLGGYDSAFDGVEDIEFGLRAQAAGFTPVRAGDATVHYRLRQGLGQVWCQGVGYGRRRFDLIARARSLGIAPPPRSAGWKSIAWLALRLPTIVTRRGRYSWTWTLASRVGVVRGALEARPLSAPRRGIATTPSSPARSHAVLVTFRRPDLLIDHLSRLAGQTAPLDTLVVVDNGADPEIRRLVETADPVPAETVLYLPLAGNPGPAGGFTAGLAELLPVIDDHDLVVLLDDNDPPHRDETFAEVQAVFRELQSTHGNVGGVGTWGASLRRGGRLRTETSRDPMPVDYLSGNGCPHYLAGALRAVDGPDPALFFGFEELDLGLALKRAGYRIWSSGIAREHGLAAMVAPTTARAGVQPPSWRRYYSFRNLVIVLRKDGRRFDAVCVSALAGLAKPLVNLAVSPRVAWTNLRVNSAALRDGWCGRLGKRVDPVDLPRHLR; from the coding sequence GTGAAGTGCGACACGGACCTGGAATCCGGCGAGACCACGCCCCAGATCATCGAGACACCGGCCGCTTCGGTGCAGGTTTGTCGCGCCACCGATCTCTCCGTGGTCATCCCGTGCCACAACGAGAGTGCGACCCTTCCCACCCAGCTCGCGGCGCTCGGCGCCGAACGGTGGCACGGCGACTGGGAGATCATCGTGGTCGACAACGCCTCCACCGACGACACGGCCGAGATCGCACGTACCTTCGTCAGTCCGATCCCGATCCGTGTCGTCGCCGCCCACCACGGCCGCGGCGTCGCCTACGCCCGCAATGCCGGCATCGCCGCGAGCAGCGCCCGCTCGATCGCGATCTGCGACGGCGACGACCTCATCGCACCGGGCTGGGTCGCCGCCATCGGTGACGCCCTCGAGCAGTACCCGCTGGTCTCGAGCCGGCTCGACACGACGCGTCTCAACCCGACATGGCTCGCGTCGACCCGGCCGCTGCCCGACGATGGCCTCCCCGTCTTCGGCGGAGTCCGATTCGCCCACGGTGGTGCCTGCGGCATGCACCGGACCGTGTGGGAGTCCCTCGGCGGCTACGACTCTGCCTTCGACGGCGTCGAGGACATCGAGTTCGGCCTTCGCGCCCAAGCGGCCGGTTTCACACCGGTTCGGGCCGGCGACGCCACCGTGCACTACCGGCTTCGGCAAGGCCTCGGCCAGGTGTGGTGTCAAGGGGTCGGCTATGGCCGCCGCCGGTTCGACCTGATCGCACGAGCCCGCAGCCTCGGCATCGCTCCCCCGCCCCGCTCGGCCGGGTGGAAGTCGATCGCCTGGCTCGCACTGCGACTTCCGACCATCGTGACCCGACGCGGTCGCTACTCGTGGACCTGGACGCTGGCGTCACGAGTCGGCGTCGTTCGCGGCGCGCTCGAAGCCCGTCCGCTCTCCGCCCCGCGACGAGGCATCGCCACGACCCCGTCCTCGCCGGCGCGGAGCCACGCCGTGCTGGTGACCTTCCGGCGCCCCGATCTACTCATCGACCACCTCAGCCGTCTGGCCGGCCAGACCGCCCCACTCGACACGTTGGTGGTCGTGGACAACGGCGCCGACCCGGAGATCCGTCGTCTCGTCGAGACCGCCGATCCCGTTCCCGCGGAGACCGTTCTCTACCTCCCGCTGGCCGGCAATCCCGGCCCGGCGGGAGGCTTCACCGCCGGCCTCGCCGAACTGCTCCCCGTCATCGACGACCACGACCTCGTCGTCCTCCTCGACGACAACGATCCGCCGCACCGCGACGAGACCTTCGCCGAGGTGCAGGCCGTCTTCCGTGAGCTCCAGTCGACCCACGGTAACGTCGGCGGCGTCGGCACGTGGGGGGCGTCCCTGCGGCGCGGCGGTCGCCTCCGCACCGAGACCAGCCGAGACCCGATGCCGGTCGACTACCTCTCCGGCAACGGTTGTCCGCACTATCTCGCCGGTGCGCTGCGCGCGGTCGACGGTCCGGACCCCGCGCTCTTCTTCGGCTTCGAGGAACTCGACCTCGGGCTGGCCCTCAAACGAGCCGGCTACCGGATCTGGTCGAGTGGGATCGCCCGTGAACACGGACTTGCCGCGATGGTCGCGCCGACGACCGCCCGGGCCGGTGTCCAGCCGCCGAGCTGGCGGCGCTACTACAGCTTCCGCAACCTGGTCATCGTCCTGCGCAAGGACGGCCGACGTTTCGACGCCGTGTGCGTCTCCGCACTCGCGGGTCTGGCCAAACCGCTGGTCAACCTCGCGGTCTCGCCGCGCGTCGCGTGGACCAACCTCCGCGTGAACAGCGCTGCGCTCCGCGACGGCTGGTGCGGCCGACTCGGCAAACGCGTCGACCCCGTGGACCTCCCGAGGCACCTCCGATGA